The Hahella sp. HNIBRBA332 genome window below encodes:
- a CDS encoding type 4a pilus biogenesis protein PilO produces MSIADTFESMKDFNLNDLDFNNAGSWPGPIKVICCLIVSALVLGAVYWFDIKELNVKLERSHAEELDLKRQFESKAAQVSNLEEYKAQMAEMEKTFGDLLKQLPSDTEVPGLLEDISSIGSLSGLELASIDLRPEISKEFYVELPIDIKVNGGYHDLASFVSGVAGLSRIVTLHDFTIKADKEGGPLSMAIQAKTYRYNGGETRQ; encoded by the coding sequence ATGAGTATCGCTGACACCTTCGAGAGTATGAAAGACTTTAACCTTAATGATTTGGACTTTAATAATGCAGGTTCGTGGCCTGGTCCGATAAAGGTGATTTGTTGCCTGATCGTTTCCGCATTGGTTTTAGGCGCTGTTTATTGGTTTGATATTAAAGAGCTTAATGTAAAACTGGAGAGAAGCCATGCGGAAGAGTTGGATTTGAAAAGGCAGTTTGAGTCTAAAGCTGCGCAGGTTTCGAATCTGGAGGAGTATAAAGCTCAAATGGCCGAGATGGAGAAGACTTTTGGAGATCTCCTCAAACAGTTACCGAGTGATACTGAAGTTCCAGGCTTACTTGAAGATATTTCATCAATTGGTTCTTTGAGTGGATTGGAGTTGGCGTCTATTGATTTAAGGCCTGAAATATCAAAAGAGTTTTATGTCGAGCTTCCAATAGATATAAAGGTCAATGGTGGGTACCATGATTTGGCTTCTTTTGTAAGTGGAGTGGCTGGACTTTCTCGGATTGTAACTTTGCACGATTTTACAATTAAGGCTGACAAAGAGGGAGGTCCATTGTCTATGGCAATTCAAGCTAAGACATACCGCTACAATGGGGGTGAGACAAGACAATGA
- a CDS encoding PilN domain-containing protein: protein MARINLRPWREELRAERQKQFISVLLGMLIISAGAGFLWHRYVEGSIEYQVQRNNFVRNEIAQLEKQIKEIQELKKRRAELIERMKVIQDLQGRRPVIVRVFDELVKTNPDGVYFTSLSKVGEVLEIKGVGESNSRISSLMRRLDESAWFKEPNLTSVKALQDNESKSSFDMTIKQEAPIDESKKEGGA, encoded by the coding sequence ATGGCGCGTATTAACCTCCGCCCCTGGCGGGAAGAGCTCCGAGCTGAGCGACAGAAGCAGTTTATTTCCGTACTTTTGGGTATGTTAATTATTAGCGCTGGCGCAGGTTTTCTTTGGCACCGTTACGTTGAAGGCTCAATCGAATACCAAGTTCAGCGTAATAACTTCGTTCGTAATGAAATCGCTCAGCTAGAGAAGCAGATAAAAGAGATTCAGGAGCTTAAGAAAAGACGTGCGGAGTTGATTGAGCGCATGAAAGTTATCCAAGACCTTCAGGGGCGGCGACCTGTTATCGTCCGAGTGTTTGATGAACTTGTTAAGACAAATCCGGATGGGGTCTATTTTACGAGCTTGTCTAAGGTTGGTGAAGTATTAGAGATAAAAGGAGTGGGTGAGTCGAATAGTAGAATTTCTAGTCTAATGAGAAGGCTTGATGAGTCGGCTTGGTTTAAAGAGCCCAATCTTACCTCTGTTAAGGCGCTTCAGGATAATGAATCAAAGAGTTCTTTTGATATGACTATTAAGCAAGAAGCGCCGATAGATGAATCTAAAAAAGAAGGAGGGGCGTGA
- a CDS encoding pilus assembly protein PilM: MFGLFGKKKQPVLGLDISSTSVKLIELSQQGSRYRVDSYAVEPLPPNAVVEKNINDAEAVGEVISRVVSKARVNTKQAAVAVAGSAVITKVIQMSSSIREQDLESQIQIEADQYIPYPLDEVALDFEVVGPNEVNAEMMDVLLAACRRENVELREDALEIGGLTTKVVDVEAYAMERAMGLIEAQLGTGDESQTVAVVDIGATMTTLSVLSDGKTIYTREQLFGGKQLTEEIQRRYGLSQEEAGLAKKQGGLPDDYEQEVLHPFKEAVVQQVARSLQFFFSSTQFNEVDYIILAGGTASIPGVAELVQERVGTTTLVANPFADMTVSSKVNASALSNDAPSLMIACGLAMRSFD; the protein is encoded by the coding sequence GTGTTTGGACTATTTGGAAAGAAAAAACAGCCGGTTTTAGGGCTTGATATCAGTTCTACATCGGTCAAGCTGATTGAACTCAGTCAGCAGGGCAGTCGATATCGAGTGGATAGTTATGCCGTGGAGCCTTTGCCGCCGAACGCAGTCGTTGAAAAGAATATCAATGATGCCGAAGCAGTGGGTGAAGTGATCTCAAGAGTTGTAAGCAAGGCTCGGGTCAACACCAAGCAGGCTGCGGTTGCAGTCGCAGGTTCAGCGGTTATCACCAAAGTCATTCAGATGAGCTCGTCAATTCGAGAGCAAGATCTGGAGTCACAAATTCAAATCGAAGCGGACCAGTATATCCCTTATCCTCTGGACGAAGTCGCTCTCGACTTTGAGGTGGTGGGGCCAAACGAAGTCAACGCAGAGATGATGGACGTTCTCTTGGCTGCGTGCAGACGGGAAAACGTTGAGCTGCGTGAAGATGCTTTAGAGATCGGCGGCCTTACCACCAAAGTGGTGGATGTCGAGGCTTACGCTATGGAACGAGCCATGGGGCTTATAGAAGCCCAGCTTGGTACGGGTGATGAGTCTCAAACCGTGGCTGTTGTGGATATCGGCGCCACCATGACCACACTGAGTGTGTTATCAGACGGCAAGACTATCTACACGCGCGAACAATTATTTGGCGGCAAGCAGCTAACGGAAGAAATACAGCGCCGATACGGTTTGTCGCAAGAGGAAGCGGGGTTGGCCAAAAAACAAGGCGGCCTACCGGATGACTACGAACAGGAAGTTTTGCATCCTTTCAAAGAGGCGGTTGTGCAGCAAGTGGCCAGGTCGCTGCAGTTCTTTTTCTCGTCTACTCAGTTTAATGAAGTTGATTACATCATTTTGGCGGGGGGAACAGCCTCAATTCCTGGTGTCGCTGAACTGGTTCAAGAGCGGGTAGGGACCACGACGCTGGTGGCTAACCCATTTGCAGACATGACAGTGTCGTCAAAGGTTAATGCGTCAGCATTAAGTAATGACGCACCCTCCCTCATGATCGCGTGCGGATTGGCAATGAGGAGTTTTGACTAA
- a CDS encoding SPOR domain-containing protein, whose amino-acid sequence MPATKLNTGIPSSATAQTSKPNSSANVAKTEVKESDEPRFKFYDMLPETEVVAPKVEAYTPKKSNEAIIYMLQTGSFREFDDAEKQRATIGFQGLKAQVEEVKLSNENVWYRVQVGPFSSRSKMNSAMDRLVAINIQPLVKKQKREN is encoded by the coding sequence GTGCCTGCAACCAAGTTAAATACAGGAATCCCCTCTTCCGCGACGGCGCAAACATCCAAGCCCAACTCATCCGCCAATGTCGCCAAAACAGAAGTCAAAGAGTCGGACGAGCCGCGCTTCAAGTTCTACGACATGCTTCCGGAAACGGAAGTGGTGGCCCCCAAAGTGGAAGCCTATACACCTAAAAAGTCCAACGAGGCGATTATCTATATGCTGCAAACAGGCTCTTTCAGAGAGTTTGACGATGCAGAAAAACAGCGGGCGACCATTGGATTTCAGGGCCTAAAAGCCCAGGTGGAAGAAGTGAAACTTTCCAATGAAAATGTTTGGTATCGAGTGCAGGTCGGCCCATTTTCGTCGCGCTCAAAGATGAACAGCGCCATGGACCGTTTGGTCGCCATCAACATTCAACCGTTGGTGAAGAAGCAAAAGCGGGAGAATTAA
- the rpmE gene encoding 50S ribosomal protein L31 — translation MKQGIHPEYKEITATCSCGNVIKTKSTLCENIHIDVCSSCHPFYTGKQKVLDTGGRIDRFKKRFGGRMGRAG, via the coding sequence ATGAAGCAAGGTATTCACCCGGAATATAAAGAAATTACTGCAACCTGCAGTTGCGGTAATGTTATCAAGACCAAGTCTACTCTGTGTGAAAATATTCACATTGACGTATGCTCCAGCTGCCACCCTTTCTATACTGGTAAGCAGAAGGTTCTGGATACTGGCGGACGTATTGATCGCTTTAAAAAGCGTTTCGGCGGTCGCATGGGGCGTGCCGGCTAA
- a CDS encoding penicillin-binding protein 1A, which produces MRNFVRLLRFLSWMFAAGLAAGIVIASSFYLFLSPNLPDVEQLRSVQLQTPLRIYTRDQQLLGEFGEKRRTPVSYNQIPTNLVNAFLAAEDSAFFEHQGVNIKSLARASLQLASTGRIQSGGSTITMQVAKNFFLSQERTFDRKFNEILLALKIERELEKPEILELYLNKIYLGNRAYGIEAAANAYYGKSIKELTLAQAAMIAGLPKAPSKYNPIASPDRALIRRNWILGRMQELGMITPEQQAEARKAPVTASYHGAQPEADAPYVAEMARQEIVNRFGVDAYTDGYNVILTIDSKLQKEADAALKRGLVEYSERHGYKGPAGHIDAPEGDDAFNIVAERLKEFPSVGELKPAWVVAVTEKKATLLMSSGDTATLAWEGMAWARKYVHVNERGAPPKKAEDIFKQGDVIYVKPHDDKLFLSQIPNVQGAVVSLAPEDGAILALTGGFDFFLSKFNRATQALRQPGSNFKPFVYLAALENGATASTTINDAPVVFEDANLEDSWRPQNSSLNFNGPMRLRKALYQSRNLVSIRLLQKIGIDTTVNFLSQVGFEESRIPRNLSLALGSVEYTPMNVVSGYAAIANGGYKVSPYLIDKVIDYNGKVVYQSNPAVACSQCDNNRKTSSSNDQHQANIAPPIADPRSVYILNSILQDVIKRGTGTKALSLGRNDLAGKTGTTNDQVDAWFSGYNANIATTVWVGFDQPSTLGRREYGSRAALPIWIDFMEEALKDMPEAQLKQPPGIVTVKIDPDTGERAAPGQENAIFEMFKAEAAPQVVRQDSPTYDGGSSGSNDTPLMEMIFN; this is translated from the coding sequence ATGCGAAATTTTGTGAGGCTCTTACGATTTTTAAGTTGGATGTTCGCGGCGGGCCTCGCCGCCGGTATTGTTATTGCATCCAGCTTCTATCTTTTCTTATCACCCAACCTGCCTGATGTGGAGCAGTTAAGATCCGTCCAACTACAGACTCCACTGCGAATATATACCCGCGACCAGCAACTGTTAGGTGAATTTGGCGAAAAGCGAAGAACGCCTGTTTCCTACAATCAAATACCTACAAATCTTGTCAACGCCTTCCTTGCTGCGGAAGACTCCGCTTTTTTTGAACACCAAGGCGTTAATATAAAGAGCTTGGCGCGCGCTTCTTTGCAACTTGCCAGTACTGGCCGCATTCAGTCCGGCGGCAGTACGATTACAATGCAAGTCGCAAAAAACTTCTTTCTCAGTCAGGAACGCACTTTCGACCGAAAATTCAATGAGATACTTTTGGCTTTAAAGATTGAGCGCGAACTTGAAAAACCGGAAATACTTGAACTTTACCTAAACAAAATCTATCTAGGGAATAGGGCATATGGCATAGAGGCCGCAGCAAATGCTTATTATGGGAAGAGCATCAAAGAACTGACACTTGCTCAGGCAGCGATGATCGCCGGCCTTCCAAAAGCCCCGTCCAAATATAACCCTATCGCTTCGCCGGATCGGGCGCTAATCCGCAGAAACTGGATCCTAGGCCGCATGCAGGAGTTGGGAATGATTACTCCAGAGCAGCAGGCCGAGGCCCGCAAGGCTCCGGTCACCGCCAGCTATCATGGCGCCCAACCTGAGGCGGATGCGCCTTACGTAGCAGAAATGGCGCGCCAGGAAATTGTCAACCGGTTTGGCGTCGACGCCTATACCGATGGTTACAATGTCATTTTGACGATAGATAGTAAATTACAGAAAGAAGCAGACGCAGCCCTAAAGCGAGGGCTCGTCGAATATAGCGAGCGCCATGGCTACAAAGGCCCTGCTGGGCATATTGACGCGCCAGAGGGCGACGACGCATTTAATATTGTCGCTGAACGTTTAAAAGAGTTCCCCTCTGTTGGAGAGCTCAAACCCGCATGGGTCGTCGCCGTCACAGAGAAGAAGGCGACCCTGCTGATGTCCTCCGGCGACACCGCCACACTGGCCTGGGAAGGTATGGCCTGGGCGCGCAAGTACGTTCATGTTAACGAGCGCGGCGCTCCCCCCAAAAAAGCAGAAGATATATTCAAGCAAGGCGATGTCATTTATGTGAAGCCGCATGATGACAAACTGTTCCTCAGCCAGATCCCCAACGTTCAAGGCGCCGTAGTTTCACTAGCGCCAGAGGATGGAGCCATATTGGCGTTAACTGGCGGCTTTGACTTCTTTTTAAGCAAGTTCAATCGCGCCACTCAGGCATTGAGACAACCAGGCTCCAACTTCAAACCGTTTGTTTATCTGGCGGCTCTGGAGAATGGCGCCACCGCTTCGACTACAATAAATGACGCCCCCGTTGTTTTCGAAGACGCCAATCTGGAGGACTCATGGAGACCGCAAAACTCATCTTTGAATTTTAACGGCCCAATGAGATTGAGAAAGGCGCTTTATCAGTCTCGCAACCTTGTTTCGATACGTCTCCTGCAAAAGATAGGCATCGATACTACTGTCAACTTTCTTTCGCAAGTCGGATTTGAGGAAAGCCGCATCCCACGCAATCTCTCACTTGCCTTAGGATCGGTTGAATATACGCCAATGAATGTGGTGTCAGGGTACGCCGCCATCGCTAACGGTGGATATAAAGTAAGTCCCTACCTTATAGACAAGGTCATCGACTATAACGGCAAGGTTGTTTATCAAAGCAACCCGGCAGTGGCATGCAGCCAATGTGACAACAATAGAAAGACATCCTCCAGCAATGACCAACATCAGGCCAATATAGCGCCCCCCATTGCCGACCCTAGATCGGTCTACATATTAAATAGCATCCTGCAGGACGTTATTAAGCGCGGCACAGGAACCAAAGCCTTGTCTCTTGGCAGAAACGACCTAGCAGGCAAAACAGGCACAACTAATGACCAGGTCGACGCGTGGTTCTCCGGCTACAACGCCAACATTGCAACGACTGTTTGGGTGGGCTTTGATCAGCCTTCGACACTGGGTCGACGTGAATACGGAAGCCGCGCGGCGCTCCCCATATGGATCGACTTCATGGAAGAGGCGCTTAAGGACATGCCGGAAGCGCAGCTCAAACAGCCCCCCGGTATAGTCACGGTGAAAATTGACCCAGACACTGGCGAGCGTGCAGCACCGGGACAGGAGAATGCGATTTTCGAAATGTTTAAAGCGGAGGCGGCGCCACAGGTAGTGCGCCAAGACTCACCCACCTATGACGGCGGAAGTAGTGGCTCCAACGATACGCCACTCATGGAGATGATTTTTAATTAG
- the hslV gene encoding ATP-dependent protease subunit HslV, whose protein sequence is MTTIVSVRRDGKVAMGGDGQVSLGNTVMKGNARKVRRLYHNKVIAGFAGGTADAFTLFERFEAQLEKHQGNLVRAAVELAKDWRTDRALRRLEALLAVADSKASLIITGNGDVIEPENSLIAIGSGGPYAQAAARALLENTELEATDIVKKSLAIAGDICVFTNQNLTLEEIDGTQTPPTV, encoded by the coding sequence ATGACCACCATTGTTTCAGTCCGTAGAGACGGTAAGGTCGCCATGGGTGGCGACGGCCAGGTATCCCTGGGCAATACAGTTATGAAGGGGAACGCCCGCAAAGTGCGCCGCCTCTACCACAATAAAGTAATCGCCGGTTTCGCTGGTGGCACCGCTGACGCATTTACATTGTTTGAGCGTTTTGAAGCCCAGCTGGAAAAGCATCAGGGCAATCTCGTCAGAGCCGCCGTTGAACTCGCCAAAGACTGGCGAACCGATCGCGCCTTGCGCCGCCTGGAAGCCCTGCTGGCGGTTGCAGACAGCAAAGCTTCACTGATCATTACCGGCAACGGCGACGTAATAGAGCCGGAGAATAGCTTGATCGCCATTGGCTCCGGCGGCCCCTACGCCCAAGCTGCAGCGCGCGCACTACTCGAAAATACAGAGCTTGAAGCGACTGATATCGTTAAGAAGAGCCTGGCAATAGCGGGGGACATCTGCGTTTTCACTAACCAGAACCTGACGCTGGAAGAAATTGACGGGACTCAGACTCCCCCCACTGTGTAA
- a CDS encoding primosomal protein N' has product MSTSFVVSVALPVPLRRQFDYLPSQSTDLRKDYSPGTRVQVPFGRRSLTGVVLAISNESELPVSRLKPVAKILDRAPLIPPVILQLCQWVADYYHAPIGEVVLASLPPPLRTASTDAHIINSLQETYWSVSSLGLTAGNADHLIRGAKQKQLWSVLSQRKSMLQGDITAQGYSLTQLRALGEKGLVQSHSYIPGGNTATPQILAPPLLNREQQDALNTIVSKPDSFRTILLNGVTGSGKTEVYLAWIALALTQRPDSQFLALAPEISLTPQLRQRFASRFGDKVAAYHSALTDKERMRVWINVLEGRTQIVIGTRSAVFLPFNDLAGIIVDEEHDSSFKQQDGARYNARDLAILRAKEHSCPIVLGSATPSLESLMNARGRRYESILLRQRAVNANTPSIRLLDIKSRPLHGGISPPLLEEIKQHLAEQRQVMLFINRRGFSPTLMCVECGWLAECRNCDARLTYHMKAAQLRCHHCDSTYPLPTCCPKCKQDSIKAVGAGTERTEEFLEATFPDTPVIRIDRDTTQTKGSLQDKLHQIRSNESCIIVGTQMLAKGHDFPNLALVGIINADSGLFSSDFRAAEKTAQLLLQVAGRAGRSTVEGKVIIQTLFPSHPLLQAIAAQDYNAICEEELFIRESGRLPPFTSMALIRAEAPTLEAALGGLWTLKESLMELQQVNSGLQIEIHGPFPSVMQRKQNRFHAILWLFAPQKAELRQFLKHWLRYNEGIATPSNFRWLIDVDPLETL; this is encoded by the coding sequence ATGTCAACCTCTTTCGTAGTAAGCGTAGCGCTGCCAGTCCCCCTCCGCCGACAATTTGACTATCTCCCGTCACAATCCACAGATCTCAGGAAAGACTACTCGCCGGGCACGCGAGTACAAGTTCCCTTCGGACGCAGGAGCCTGACTGGGGTTGTACTTGCCATTTCCAACGAATCAGAACTGCCAGTATCCCGGCTCAAACCCGTCGCCAAAATACTTGATCGCGCACCATTGATTCCGCCTGTCATCCTCCAGCTATGCCAGTGGGTCGCCGATTATTATCACGCCCCAATCGGCGAGGTCGTGTTAGCCTCCCTCCCTCCGCCGCTGCGCACGGCAAGCACTGATGCGCATATAATCAATTCTTTGCAGGAGACTTACTGGTCAGTTTCCTCGTTGGGTCTCACAGCAGGCAATGCAGATCACCTAATACGAGGCGCCAAGCAAAAGCAGTTGTGGAGCGTGCTCTCACAAAGAAAGTCCATGCTGCAAGGCGATATCACCGCCCAAGGATACTCTCTAACCCAATTGCGCGCCCTTGGAGAGAAAGGGCTGGTTCAATCGCATTCTTATATTCCTGGGGGGAATACCGCCACACCTCAAATTCTTGCGCCGCCGCTGCTCAACCGGGAACAACAGGATGCTCTCAACACGATCGTCTCTAAGCCAGACAGCTTCCGCACTATATTGTTGAACGGAGTCACCGGCAGCGGAAAAACAGAAGTCTATTTGGCCTGGATTGCACTCGCACTTACCCAACGCCCTGACAGTCAGTTTCTTGCTCTCGCGCCGGAGATATCACTCACCCCTCAGTTGAGACAACGCTTCGCTTCTCGCTTTGGCGACAAGGTGGCCGCTTACCACAGCGCTCTCACTGATAAAGAACGCATGCGTGTGTGGATAAATGTTCTGGAAGGTCGGACGCAAATAGTCATTGGCACCCGCTCTGCGGTGTTTCTCCCCTTCAATGATCTGGCCGGCATTATCGTGGATGAAGAGCACGACAGCTCATTTAAGCAGCAGGACGGCGCTCGCTATAACGCGAGAGACCTTGCCATATTGCGCGCCAAAGAGCACAGTTGCCCTATCGTATTGGGCTCCGCCACTCCCTCGCTTGAGTCACTCATGAATGCCCGCGGCAGGCGGTATGAGTCTATTTTATTGCGACAACGAGCCGTCAACGCCAACACGCCGAGCATCAGACTGCTGGATATTAAGAGCCGACCTCTGCATGGCGGAATATCCCCTCCTTTATTAGAAGAGATAAAACAGCATTTGGCTGAACAGCGCCAAGTCATGCTGTTCATCAATCGCCGAGGGTTCTCCCCTACATTAATGTGCGTCGAATGCGGGTGGCTGGCGGAGTGCCGGAATTGCGACGCACGTTTGACCTATCACATGAAAGCGGCCCAACTTCGTTGCCATCATTGTGATAGCACTTACCCACTCCCAACATGCTGCCCAAAGTGCAAACAAGACTCCATTAAAGCCGTCGGCGCCGGCACGGAGCGCACAGAGGAGTTCTTGGAAGCGACATTTCCCGATACGCCCGTCATTCGTATCGACCGCGACACGACTCAAACCAAGGGCAGTCTGCAGGACAAGCTCCACCAAATTCGCAGTAACGAGTCCTGTATCATTGTCGGCACTCAAATGTTAGCGAAGGGACATGACTTTCCTAACCTGGCATTGGTCGGAATTATTAACGCCGACAGTGGATTATTCAGCAGCGACTTCAGAGCGGCGGAAAAAACAGCGCAGCTGCTATTGCAGGTAGCGGGAAGAGCGGGGCGATCCACAGTGGAAGGTAAAGTCATCATTCAAACCTTGTTCCCGAGCCATCCTTTACTTCAGGCCATCGCCGCTCAGGATTACAACGCCATTTGCGAAGAAGAGCTGTTTATTCGCGAGTCCGGCAGGCTCCCCCCCTTCACTAGCATGGCCCTGATTCGAGCGGAAGCCCCCACGCTGGAGGCGGCGTTAGGAGGACTCTGGACGCTAAAAGAGTCTCTCATGGAGCTGCAGCAGGTTAATAGCGGTCTGCAGATTGAGATTCACGGCCCTTTCCCTAGCGTAATGCAGCGAAAGCAAAACCGCTTCCATGCAATCCTGTGGCTATTCGCTCCTCAAAAAGCGGAGTTGCGCCAGTTTCTGAAGCATTGGTTACGATATAACGAGGGAATAGCGACGCCCTCAAATTTTAGATGGTTGATTGACGTCGATCCGCTGGAAACGCTCTAG
- a CDS encoding malic enzyme-like NAD(P)-binding protein → MSDELKKAALEYHAQPRPGKLSVEITKPTATSRDLSLAYSPGVAEPVREIAKDAENAYRYTNKGNLVAVISDGTAILGLGNLGPLASKPVMEGKGVLFKRFAGIDVFDIEVKAESPQAFIDTVARIADTFGGINLEDIKAPECFEIERVLIEQCSIPVFHDDQHGTAIVTAAGMLNALELQGKQIGEAKIVCLGAGAAAVACMKLLISCGAKSENIYMIDRKGVIHSGRDDLNQYKAMFALDTDKRTLADACEGADVFVGLSGPDLLSVDMLKSMAPNPVIFACSNPDPEIKPELALAARDDLIMATGRSDYPNQVNNVLGFPFIFRGALDVRATAINEEMKVAAVNAIRELAKQPVPQDVVDAYGGEQFEFGKNYIIPKPMDVRLLTEVCAAVARAAVDSGVARLPYPEHYPLNSIDDIKIV, encoded by the coding sequence ATGTCAGACGAGTTGAAAAAAGCGGCGCTGGAGTATCATGCACAACCGCGCCCGGGTAAGTTGAGTGTTGAGATTACCAAACCTACGGCGACTTCTCGTGATCTGTCCCTGGCTTATAGCCCGGGCGTAGCTGAGCCTGTTCGCGAAATCGCCAAAGATGCGGAAAATGCATATCGCTACACCAATAAGGGGAATTTGGTCGCAGTGATATCTGATGGGACGGCCATTCTTGGGCTGGGTAATTTAGGGCCCTTGGCCAGCAAGCCTGTCATGGAAGGTAAAGGCGTACTGTTCAAGCGTTTCGCTGGAATCGATGTTTTTGATATCGAAGTCAAAGCGGAGAGTCCACAGGCGTTTATCGATACGGTCGCTCGTATCGCTGATACCTTCGGGGGGATTAACCTCGAAGACATCAAGGCGCCGGAGTGTTTTGAGATAGAAAGAGTTCTCATTGAGCAATGCTCTATCCCTGTATTCCATGACGACCAGCACGGTACGGCCATCGTTACAGCGGCGGGCATGCTGAATGCACTGGAGCTGCAAGGCAAACAAATTGGCGAGGCCAAAATTGTGTGTCTGGGTGCGGGTGCTGCGGCGGTAGCCTGTATGAAGCTTTTGATTAGCTGCGGCGCGAAATCGGAAAATATCTATATGATTGACCGTAAAGGGGTCATTCATAGCGGTCGTGATGACCTTAACCAATACAAGGCTATGTTTGCCTTGGATACTGACAAGCGCACTCTGGCTGACGCTTGTGAGGGCGCAGACGTATTTGTGGGCCTTTCAGGGCCAGATCTGCTTTCGGTAGATATGTTGAAGAGCATGGCCCCGAATCCGGTGATTTTCGCTTGCTCCAACCCCGACCCGGAAATCAAGCCTGAGCTGGCGTTGGCGGCTCGTGACGATTTGATCATGGCGACAGGACGTTCCGATTACCCGAATCAGGTGAACAACGTACTGGGTTTCCCTTTTATATTCCGTGGAGCCCTGGATGTGCGTGCGACTGCTATCAATGAAGAGATGAAAGTCGCGGCAGTGAACGCTATCCGTGAACTGGCCAAACAGCCTGTACCACAGGATGTTGTTGACGCATATGGCGGTGAGCAATTCGAGTTTGGCAAGAACTATATCATCCCAAAACCGATGGACGTTCGTTTGTTGACGGAAGTATGCGCGGCTGTCGCCAGAGCGGCGGTTGACTCAGGTGTTGCTCGTTTGCCTTACCCCGAGCACTACCCATTGAACTCAATCGACGATATTAAAATTGTATGA
- the hslU gene encoding HslU--HslV peptidase ATPase subunit gives MSSMTPREIVQELDKHIIGQDSAKRAVAIALRNRWRRMQIDEGLREEVTPKNILMIGPTGVGKTEIARRLAKLADAPFIKVEATKFTEVGYVGRDVESIIRDLADMAIKLLREKEMTKVENRALDAAEERILDALLPPARSFNSDAPVEKESAARQVFRKKLREGTLDDKEIDIEIKATPVGVEIMAPPGMEEMTSQLQSMFSNMSGDRKRTKRMKVAEAMKKVKDEEAAKLVNEEEIKQRALRAVEENGIVFIDEIDKVAKRSETSSADVSREGVQRDLLPLIEGCTVSTKFGMLKTDHILFIASGAFHLAKPSDLIPELQGRLPIRVELDALSPSDFQRILTEPNASLTEQYVALMKTEGVDISFSEGAIQRIAEIAWKVNEKTENIGARRLHTVMEKLLEEVSFAAGDKIRDSFEVTAEYVDECLGELSEDEDLSRYIL, from the coding sequence ATGTCGTCCATGACTCCCCGTGAAATAGTTCAGGAGCTAGACAAGCACATCATAGGACAAGACTCCGCCAAGCGTGCGGTTGCAATCGCACTGCGCAATCGCTGGCGTCGCATGCAGATCGATGAAGGCCTGCGTGAAGAAGTCACTCCCAAAAACATTCTGATGATCGGCCCTACCGGCGTAGGGAAGACTGAAATCGCCCGGCGTCTGGCCAAACTGGCTGATGCGCCATTTATAAAAGTAGAAGCCACCAAGTTTACAGAGGTGGGCTATGTCGGCCGCGACGTAGAGTCCATCATTCGTGATTTAGCGGATATGGCCATCAAGCTTCTACGCGAGAAAGAAATGACGAAAGTGGAGAACCGCGCGCTGGATGCCGCCGAAGAGCGTATTCTGGACGCCCTGCTTCCTCCCGCACGTTCATTCAACAGCGATGCGCCGGTGGAGAAAGAATCCGCCGCCCGCCAGGTATTTCGCAAGAAGCTGCGTGAAGGCACGCTGGATGACAAAGAAATAGACATTGAAATCAAGGCCACGCCGGTCGGTGTAGAGATCATGGCGCCTCCCGGCATGGAGGAAATGACCAGCCAGTTGCAAAGCATGTTCTCCAACATGAGCGGCGACCGGAAGCGCACCAAACGTATGAAAGTGGCGGAAGCCATGAAAAAGGTCAAAGACGAGGAAGCCGCCAAGCTGGTCAACGAGGAAGAAATCAAGCAACGCGCCCTGCGGGCGGTTGAGGAGAACGGGATTGTCTTTATTGATGAAATTGATAAGGTCGCCAAACGTTCCGAAACCAGCTCCGCCGACGTATCCCGGGAAGGCGTACAGAGAGACCTGTTGCCGCTGATCGAAGGCTGCACCGTCAGCACTAAATTCGGCATGCTGAAGACAGACCATATCCTCTTCATCGCTTCAGGCGCGTTCCATCTCGCCAAGCCTTCAGATCTGATTCCAGAGCTTCAGGGGCGTTTGCCCATTCGCGTGGAACTGGATGCGTTATCGCCCAGCGACTTCCAACGTATTCTGACCGAACCGAATGCTTCGCTTACTGAGCAATATGTCGCCCTGATGAAAACCGAAGGTGTGGACATCAGCTTCAGTGAAGGCGCCATCCAGCGCATCGCGGAGATCGCCTGGAAGGTAAATGAGAAAACTGAGAATATCGGCGCCAGAAGGCTGCACACCGTTATGGAAAAGCTGCTTGAAGAAGTCTCCTTCGCGGCGGGCGATAAAATCAGAGATAGCTTTGAGGTCACCGCTGAATATGTCGATGAGTGTCTGGGAGAACTGTCGGAAGACGAAGACCTCAGCCGGTATATTCTCTAA